From Mus pahari chromosome 20, PAHARI_EIJ_v1.1, whole genome shotgun sequence, the proteins below share one genomic window:
- the Adgrl1 gene encoding adhesion G protein-coupled receptor L1 isoform X8 translates to MCSVMGMGGWGGAPHLSDISAALVPPPEPGMVTVFVCPGTLQKVLEPTSTHESEHQSGAWCKDPLQAGDRIYVMPWIPYRTDTLTEYASWEDYVAARHTTTYRLPNRVDGTGFVVYDGAVFYNKERTRNIVKYDLRTRIKSGETVINTANYHDTSPYRWGGKTDIDLAVDENGLWVIYATEGNNGRLVVSQLNPYTLRFEGTWETGYDKRSASNAFMVCGVLYVLRSVYVDDDSEAAGNRVDYAFNTNANREEPVSLAFPNPYQFVSSVDYNPRDNQLYVWNNYFVVRYSLEFGPPDPSAGPATSPPLSTTTTARPTPLTSTASPAATTPLRRAPLTTHPVGAINQLGPDLPPATAPAPSTRRPPAPNLHVSPELFCEPREVRRVQWPATQQGMLVERPCPKGTRGIASFQCLPALGLWNPRGPDLSNCTSPWVNQVAQKIKSGENAANIASELARHTRGSIYAGDVSSSVKLMEQLLDILDAQLQALRPIERESAGKNYNKMHKRERTCKDYIKAVVETVDNLLRPEALESWKDMNATEQVHTATMLLDVLEEGAFLLADNVREPARFLAAKQNVVLEVTVLNTEGQVQELVFPQEYPSENSIQLSANTIKQNSRNGVVKVVFILYNNLGLFLSTENATVKLAGEAGTGGPGGASLVVNSQVIAASINKESSRVFLMDPVIFTVAHLEAKNHFNANCSFWNYSERSMLGYWSTQGCRLVESNKTHTTCACSHLTNFAVLMAHREIYQGRINELLLSVITWVGIVISLVCLAICISTFCFLRGLQTDRNTIHKNLCINLFLAELLFLVGIDKTQYEVACPIFAGLLHYFFLAAFSWLCLEGVHLYLLLVEVFESEYSRTKYYYLGGYCFPALVVGIAAAIDYRSYGTEKACWLRVDNYFIWSFIGPVSFVIVVNLVFLMVTLHKMIRSSSVLKPDSSRLDNIKSWALGAIALLFLLGLTWAFGLLFINKESVVMAYLFTTFNAFQGVFIFVFHCALQKKVHKEYSKCLRHSYCCIRSPPGGTHGSLKTSAMRSNTRYYTGTQSRIRRMWNDTVRKQTESSFMAGDINSTPTLNRGTMGNHLLTNPVLQPRGGTSPYNTLIAESVGFNPSSPPVFNSPGSYREPKHPLGGREACGMDTLPLNGNFNNSYSLRSGDFPPGDGGPEPPRGRNLADAAAFEKMIISELVHNNLRGASGGAKGPPPEPPVPPVPGVSEDEAGGPGGADRAEIELLYKALEEPLLLPRAQSVLYQSDLDESESCTAEDGATSRPLSSPPGRDSLYASGANLRDSPSYPDSSPEGPNEALPPPPPAPPGPPEIYYTSRPPALVARNPLQGYYQVRRPSHEGYLAAPSLEGPGPDGDGQMQLVTSL, encoded by the exons ATGTGCTCAGTGATG GGAatgggggggtggggcggggcccCCCACCTTTCTGACATCAGCGCTGCCTTGGTCCCTCCTCCCGAGCCGGGGATGGTCACAG TCTTCGTGTGCCCAGGGACCCTGCAGAAGGTGCTGGAGCCCACCTCCACACATGAGTCAGAGCATCAGTCTGGTGCATGGTGCAAGGACCCACTGCAGGCAGGTGACCGTATCTACGTTATGCCCTGGATCCCCTACCGCACGGACACACTGACTGAATATGCCTCATGGGAGGACTATGTGGCCGCACGCCACACCACCACGTACAGACTGCCCAACCGTGTAGATGGCACTGGCTTTGTGGTCTACGATGGCGCAGTCTTTTACAACAAGGAGCGCACTCGCAACATTGTCAAATATGACCTGCGGACCCGAATCAAGAGTGGGGAAACTGTCATAAACACAGCCAACTACCATGACACCTCACCTTACCGCTGGGGAGGCAAAACGGACATTGACCTGGCAGTGGATGAGAACGGGCTGTGGGTCATCTATGCAACTGAGGGCAACAATGGGCGCCTGGTGGTGAGCCAGCTCAACCCCTACACATTGCGTTTTGAGGGCACGTGGGAAACGGGCTATGACAAGCGCTCGGCCTCCAATGCCTTCATGGTGTGCGGCGTCCTCTATGTGCTGCGCTCTGTCTATGTGGACGATGATAGTGAGGCGGCAGGCAACCGCGTAGACTATGCCTTCAACACCAATGCGAACCGAGAGGAGCCGGTCAGTCTCGCCTTCCCCAACCCCTACCAGTTCGTATCTTCTGTTGACTACAATCCCCGGGACAACCAGCTCTATGTGTGGAACAACTATTTTGTGGTGCGCTATAGCCTGGAGTTTGGACCCCCAGATCCcagtgctg GCCCAGCCACTTCCCCACCTCTCAGTACCACCACCACAGCCCGGCCCACACCCCTCACCAGCACAGCCTCGCCTGCAGCCACCACTCCACTCCGCCGGGCACCCCTCACCACACACCCGGTGGGTGCCATCAACCAGCTGGGACCTGACCTGCCTCCAGCCACAGCCCCAGCACCCAGTACCCGACGGCCTCCAGCCCCCAATCTGCATGTGTCCCCTGAGCTCTTCTGTGAACCCCGAGAGGTCCGGCGGGTCCAGTGGCCAGCTACCCAACAGGGTATGCTGGTGGAGAGACCTTGCCCCAAGGGAACTCGAG GAATTGCCTCGTTCCAGTGCCTCCCAGCTCTGGGGCTCTGGAATCCTCGGGGCCCTGACCTCAGCAACTGCACTTCTCCCTGGGTCAACCAAGTAGCCCAGAAG ATCAAGAGTGGAGAGAATGCGGCCAACATTGCCAGTGAGCTGGCCCGCCACACACGGGGCTCCATCTATGCTGGGGACGTGTCCTCCTCGGTGAAGCTGATGGAACAACTGCTTGATATCCTGGATGCCCAGCTCCAGGCCCTGCGGCCCATTGAACGAGAGTCAGCCGGCAAGAACTATAATAAG aTGCACAAGCGAGAGAGAACCTGCAAGGACTACATCAAG GCTGTGGTGGAGACAGTGGACAACCTGCTTCGGCCGGAGGCACTTGAGTCATGGAAAGACATGAATGCCACCGAACAGGTCCATACAGCCACCATGCTCCTAGATGTCCTGGAGGAGGGTGCTTTCCTGCTGGCTGACAATGTCAGAGAACCTGCTCGCTTCTTGGCTGCCAAGCAGAACGTGG TCCTGGAGGTAACTGTCCTGAACACGGAGGGTCAAGTGCAGGAGTTGGTGTTCCCCCAGGAGTACCCCAGTGAGAACTCCATTCAGCTGTCCGCCAACACCATCAAGCAGAACAGCCGCAATG GTGTGGTGAAGGTTGTCTTCATTCTCTACAACAACCTGGGCCTCTTCTTGTCCACGGAGAATGCCACAGTGAAGCTGGCAGGTGAGGCAGGGACCGGTGGCCCTGGAGGTGCCTCCCTGGTGGTCAACTCACAGGTCATCGCAGCATCTATCAATAAGGAGTCCAGCCGCGTCTTCCTCATGGACCCTGTCATCTTTACTGTGGCCCACTTGGAG GCCAAGAACCACTTCAATGCAAACTGCTCCTTCTGGAACTACTCAGAGCGCTCCATGCTGGGCTACTGGTCAACCCAGGGCTGCCGACTGGTGGAGTCCAATAAGACCCATACCACATGTGCCTGCAGCCACCTCACCAACTTCGCAGTGCTCATGGCTCACCGAGAGATC TACCAAGGCCGTATTAATGAGCTGCTGCTGTCAGTCATCACCTGGGTTGGTATTGTCATCTCCCTGGTCTGTCTGGCTATCTGCATCTCCACCTTCTGCTTCCTGCGGGGCTTGCAGACCGACCGCAACACCATCCACAAGAATCTGTGCATCAACCTCTTCCTTGCGGAGCTGCTTTTCCTGGTTGGAATAGATAAAACTCAGTATGAG GTCGCCTGCCCTATCTTTGCAGGCCTACTGCACTACTTCTTCCTGGCCGCCTTCTCCTGGTTGTGCCTGGAAGGCGTGCACCTCTACCTGCTGCTGGTGGAGGTGTTCGAGAGCGAGTACTCACGCACCAAGTACTATTACCTAGGCGGCTACTGCTTCCCAGCCCTGGTGGTCGGCATCGCAGCAGCTATTGACTACCGAAGCTACGGCACTGAGAAGGC CTGCTGGCTGAGGGTGGATAATTACTTCATCTGGAGCTTCATTGGGCCTGTCTCGTTTGTCATTGTG GTGAATCTGGTGTTCCTCATGGTGACCCTGCACAAGATGATCCGAAGCTCATCAGTGCTCAAGCCTGACTCTAGTCGCCTTGACAACATCAA GTCCTGGGCGCTGGGTGCCATTGCACTGCTCTTCCTGCTGGGCCTCACCTGGGCTTTCGGCCTCCTCTTCATCAACAAAGAGTCAGTAGTCATGGCCTATCTCTTCACTACCTTCAACGCCTTCCAGGGggtcttcatctttgtctttcaCTGCGCCTTACAGAAAAAG GTGCACAAGGAGTACAGCAAGTGCCTGCGCCACTCCTACTGCTGCATCCGCTCCCCACCTGGGGGCACTCATGGCTCCCTTAAGACCTCAGCCATGCGAAGTAACACCCGATACTACACAGGGACCCAG AGCCGAATCCGGAGGATGTGGAATGACACCGTGAGGAAGCAGACAGAGTCCTCCTTTATGGCAGGTGACATCAACAGCACCCCCACCCTGAACCGAG GTACCATGGGGAACCACCTACTGACCAACCCTGTGCTCCAGCCCCGTGGGGGCACTAGCCCATACAATACACTCATTGCAGAGTCCGTGGGCTTCAATCCCTCCTCGCCCCCAGTCTTCAACTCCCCAG GAAGCTACAGGGAACCCA AGCACCCCTTGGGAGGCCGGGAAGCCTGTGGCATGGACACCCTGCCACTTAACGGCAACTTCAACAACAGCTACTCCTTGCGAAGTGGTGATTTCCCTCCAGGGGATGGGGGTCCTGAGCCACCCCGAGGCCGGAACCTGGCAGATGCTGCCGCCTTTGAGAAGATGATCATCTCAGAGCTGGTGCACAACAACCTGCGGGGGGCCAGTGGGGGCGCCAAAGGGCCTCCACCAGAGCCACCTGTGCCACCTGTGCCAGGGGTCAGTGAGGACGAGGCCGGTGGACCGGGGGGTGCTGACCGGGCAGAGATTGAACTTCTCTACAAGGCCCTGGAGGAGCCACTGCTGCTGCCCCGGGCCCAGTCGGTGCTGTACCAGAGTGATCTGGATGAGTCGGAGAGCTGTACGGCAGAGGATGGGGCCACCAGCCggcccctctcctcccctcccggCCGGGACTCCCTCTATGCCAGCGGGGCCAACCTGCGGGACTCGCCCTCCTACCCGGACAGCAGCCCGGAAGGGCCTAATGaggccctgcccccacccccacctgctccCCCTGGGCCCCCAGAAATCTACTACACCTCTCGCCCCCCGGCCCTGGTGGCTCGGAATCCCCTACAGGGCTACTACCAGGTGCGGCGGCCCAGCCATGAAGGCTACCTGGCAGCCCCCAGCCTCGAGGGGCCAGGGCCCGATGGGGACGGGCAAATGCAGTTGGTCACTAGTCTCTGA
- the Adgrl1 gene encoding adhesion G protein-coupled receptor L1 isoform X7 produces MCSVMKWSRKGMGGWGGAPHLSDISAALVPPPEPGMVTVFVCPGTLQKVLEPTSTHESEHQSGAWCKDPLQAGDRIYVMPWIPYRTDTLTEYASWEDYVAARHTTTYRLPNRVDGTGFVVYDGAVFYNKERTRNIVKYDLRTRIKSGETVINTANYHDTSPYRWGGKTDIDLAVDENGLWVIYATEGNNGRLVVSQLNPYTLRFEGTWETGYDKRSASNAFMVCGVLYVLRSVYVDDDSEAAGNRVDYAFNTNANREEPVSLAFPNPYQFVSSVDYNPRDNQLYVWNNYFVVRYSLEFGPPDPSAGPATSPPLSTTTTARPTPLTSTASPAATTPLRRAPLTTHPVGAINQLGPDLPPATAPAPSTRRPPAPNLHVSPELFCEPREVRRVQWPATQQGMLVERPCPKGTRGIASFQCLPALGLWNPRGPDLSNCTSPWVNQVAQKIKSGENAANIASELARHTRGSIYAGDVSSSVKLMEQLLDILDAQLQALRPIERESAGKNYNKMHKRERTCKDYIKAVVETVDNLLRPEALESWKDMNATEQVHTATMLLDVLEEGAFLLADNVREPARFLAAKQNVVLEVTVLNTEGQVQELVFPQEYPSENSIQLSANTIKQNSRNGVVKVVFILYNNLGLFLSTENATVKLAGEAGTGGPGGASLVVNSQVIAASINKESSRVFLMDPVIFTVAHLEAKNHFNANCSFWNYSERSMLGYWSTQGCRLVESNKTHTTCACSHLTNFAVLMAHREIYQGRINELLLSVITWVGIVISLVCLAICISTFCFLRGLQTDRNTIHKNLCINLFLAELLFLVGIDKTQYEVACPIFAGLLHYFFLAAFSWLCLEGVHLYLLLVEVFESEYSRTKYYYLGGYCFPALVVGIAAAIDYRSYGTEKACWLRVDNYFIWSFIGPVSFVIVVNLVFLMVTLHKMIRSSSVLKPDSSRLDNIKSWALGAIALLFLLGLTWAFGLLFINKESVVMAYLFTTFNAFQGVFIFVFHCALQKKVHKEYSKCLRHSYCCIRSPPGGTHGSLKTSAMRSNTRYYTGTQSRIRRMWNDTVRKQTESSFMAGDINSTPTLNRGTMGNHLLTNPVLQPRGGTSPYNTLIAESVGFNPSSPPVFNSPGSYREPKHPLGGREACGMDTLPLNGNFNNSYSLRSGDFPPGDGGPEPPRGRNLADAAAFEKMIISELVHNNLRGASGGAKGPPPEPPVPPVPGVSEDEAGGPGGADRAEIELLYKALEEPLLLPRAQSVLYQSDLDESESCTAEDGATSRPLSSPPGRDSLYASGANLRDSPSYPDSSPEGPNEALPPPPPAPPGPPEIYYTSRPPALVARNPLQGYYQVRRPSHEGYLAAPSLEGPGPDGDGQMQLVTSL; encoded by the exons ATGTGCTCAGTGATG AAGTGGAGCAGAAAG GGAatgggggggtggggcggggcccCCCACCTTTCTGACATCAGCGCTGCCTTGGTCCCTCCTCCCGAGCCGGGGATGGTCACAG TCTTCGTGTGCCCAGGGACCCTGCAGAAGGTGCTGGAGCCCACCTCCACACATGAGTCAGAGCATCAGTCTGGTGCATGGTGCAAGGACCCACTGCAGGCAGGTGACCGTATCTACGTTATGCCCTGGATCCCCTACCGCACGGACACACTGACTGAATATGCCTCATGGGAGGACTATGTGGCCGCACGCCACACCACCACGTACAGACTGCCCAACCGTGTAGATGGCACTGGCTTTGTGGTCTACGATGGCGCAGTCTTTTACAACAAGGAGCGCACTCGCAACATTGTCAAATATGACCTGCGGACCCGAATCAAGAGTGGGGAAACTGTCATAAACACAGCCAACTACCATGACACCTCACCTTACCGCTGGGGAGGCAAAACGGACATTGACCTGGCAGTGGATGAGAACGGGCTGTGGGTCATCTATGCAACTGAGGGCAACAATGGGCGCCTGGTGGTGAGCCAGCTCAACCCCTACACATTGCGTTTTGAGGGCACGTGGGAAACGGGCTATGACAAGCGCTCGGCCTCCAATGCCTTCATGGTGTGCGGCGTCCTCTATGTGCTGCGCTCTGTCTATGTGGACGATGATAGTGAGGCGGCAGGCAACCGCGTAGACTATGCCTTCAACACCAATGCGAACCGAGAGGAGCCGGTCAGTCTCGCCTTCCCCAACCCCTACCAGTTCGTATCTTCTGTTGACTACAATCCCCGGGACAACCAGCTCTATGTGTGGAACAACTATTTTGTGGTGCGCTATAGCCTGGAGTTTGGACCCCCAGATCCcagtgctg GCCCAGCCACTTCCCCACCTCTCAGTACCACCACCACAGCCCGGCCCACACCCCTCACCAGCACAGCCTCGCCTGCAGCCACCACTCCACTCCGCCGGGCACCCCTCACCACACACCCGGTGGGTGCCATCAACCAGCTGGGACCTGACCTGCCTCCAGCCACAGCCCCAGCACCCAGTACCCGACGGCCTCCAGCCCCCAATCTGCATGTGTCCCCTGAGCTCTTCTGTGAACCCCGAGAGGTCCGGCGGGTCCAGTGGCCAGCTACCCAACAGGGTATGCTGGTGGAGAGACCTTGCCCCAAGGGAACTCGAG GAATTGCCTCGTTCCAGTGCCTCCCAGCTCTGGGGCTCTGGAATCCTCGGGGCCCTGACCTCAGCAACTGCACTTCTCCCTGGGTCAACCAAGTAGCCCAGAAG ATCAAGAGTGGAGAGAATGCGGCCAACATTGCCAGTGAGCTGGCCCGCCACACACGGGGCTCCATCTATGCTGGGGACGTGTCCTCCTCGGTGAAGCTGATGGAACAACTGCTTGATATCCTGGATGCCCAGCTCCAGGCCCTGCGGCCCATTGAACGAGAGTCAGCCGGCAAGAACTATAATAAG aTGCACAAGCGAGAGAGAACCTGCAAGGACTACATCAAG GCTGTGGTGGAGACAGTGGACAACCTGCTTCGGCCGGAGGCACTTGAGTCATGGAAAGACATGAATGCCACCGAACAGGTCCATACAGCCACCATGCTCCTAGATGTCCTGGAGGAGGGTGCTTTCCTGCTGGCTGACAATGTCAGAGAACCTGCTCGCTTCTTGGCTGCCAAGCAGAACGTGG TCCTGGAGGTAACTGTCCTGAACACGGAGGGTCAAGTGCAGGAGTTGGTGTTCCCCCAGGAGTACCCCAGTGAGAACTCCATTCAGCTGTCCGCCAACACCATCAAGCAGAACAGCCGCAATG GTGTGGTGAAGGTTGTCTTCATTCTCTACAACAACCTGGGCCTCTTCTTGTCCACGGAGAATGCCACAGTGAAGCTGGCAGGTGAGGCAGGGACCGGTGGCCCTGGAGGTGCCTCCCTGGTGGTCAACTCACAGGTCATCGCAGCATCTATCAATAAGGAGTCCAGCCGCGTCTTCCTCATGGACCCTGTCATCTTTACTGTGGCCCACTTGGAG GCCAAGAACCACTTCAATGCAAACTGCTCCTTCTGGAACTACTCAGAGCGCTCCATGCTGGGCTACTGGTCAACCCAGGGCTGCCGACTGGTGGAGTCCAATAAGACCCATACCACATGTGCCTGCAGCCACCTCACCAACTTCGCAGTGCTCATGGCTCACCGAGAGATC TACCAAGGCCGTATTAATGAGCTGCTGCTGTCAGTCATCACCTGGGTTGGTATTGTCATCTCCCTGGTCTGTCTGGCTATCTGCATCTCCACCTTCTGCTTCCTGCGGGGCTTGCAGACCGACCGCAACACCATCCACAAGAATCTGTGCATCAACCTCTTCCTTGCGGAGCTGCTTTTCCTGGTTGGAATAGATAAAACTCAGTATGAG GTCGCCTGCCCTATCTTTGCAGGCCTACTGCACTACTTCTTCCTGGCCGCCTTCTCCTGGTTGTGCCTGGAAGGCGTGCACCTCTACCTGCTGCTGGTGGAGGTGTTCGAGAGCGAGTACTCACGCACCAAGTACTATTACCTAGGCGGCTACTGCTTCCCAGCCCTGGTGGTCGGCATCGCAGCAGCTATTGACTACCGAAGCTACGGCACTGAGAAGGC CTGCTGGCTGAGGGTGGATAATTACTTCATCTGGAGCTTCATTGGGCCTGTCTCGTTTGTCATTGTG GTGAATCTGGTGTTCCTCATGGTGACCCTGCACAAGATGATCCGAAGCTCATCAGTGCTCAAGCCTGACTCTAGTCGCCTTGACAACATCAA GTCCTGGGCGCTGGGTGCCATTGCACTGCTCTTCCTGCTGGGCCTCACCTGGGCTTTCGGCCTCCTCTTCATCAACAAAGAGTCAGTAGTCATGGCCTATCTCTTCACTACCTTCAACGCCTTCCAGGGggtcttcatctttgtctttcaCTGCGCCTTACAGAAAAAG GTGCACAAGGAGTACAGCAAGTGCCTGCGCCACTCCTACTGCTGCATCCGCTCCCCACCTGGGGGCACTCATGGCTCCCTTAAGACCTCAGCCATGCGAAGTAACACCCGATACTACACAGGGACCCAG AGCCGAATCCGGAGGATGTGGAATGACACCGTGAGGAAGCAGACAGAGTCCTCCTTTATGGCAGGTGACATCAACAGCACCCCCACCCTGAACCGAG GTACCATGGGGAACCACCTACTGACCAACCCTGTGCTCCAGCCCCGTGGGGGCACTAGCCCATACAATACACTCATTGCAGAGTCCGTGGGCTTCAATCCCTCCTCGCCCCCAGTCTTCAACTCCCCAG GAAGCTACAGGGAACCCA AGCACCCCTTGGGAGGCCGGGAAGCCTGTGGCATGGACACCCTGCCACTTAACGGCAACTTCAACAACAGCTACTCCTTGCGAAGTGGTGATTTCCCTCCAGGGGATGGGGGTCCTGAGCCACCCCGAGGCCGGAACCTGGCAGATGCTGCCGCCTTTGAGAAGATGATCATCTCAGAGCTGGTGCACAACAACCTGCGGGGGGCCAGTGGGGGCGCCAAAGGGCCTCCACCAGAGCCACCTGTGCCACCTGTGCCAGGGGTCAGTGAGGACGAGGCCGGTGGACCGGGGGGTGCTGACCGGGCAGAGATTGAACTTCTCTACAAGGCCCTGGAGGAGCCACTGCTGCTGCCCCGGGCCCAGTCGGTGCTGTACCAGAGTGATCTGGATGAGTCGGAGAGCTGTACGGCAGAGGATGGGGCCACCAGCCggcccctctcctcccctcccggCCGGGACTCCCTCTATGCCAGCGGGGCCAACCTGCGGGACTCGCCCTCCTACCCGGACAGCAGCCCGGAAGGGCCTAATGaggccctgcccccacccccacctgctccCCCTGGGCCCCCAGAAATCTACTACACCTCTCGCCCCCCGGCCCTGGTGGCTCGGAATCCCCTACAGGGCTACTACCAGGTGCGGCGGCCCAGCCATGAAGGCTACCTGGCAGCCCCCAGCCTCGAGGGGCCAGGGCCCGATGGGGACGGGCAAATGCAGTTGGTCACTAGTCTCTGA